The DNA window CGGGGCGACCGCCGCGACATCGTCCAGGACGAGGGTGAGTGGTGGGGCGAGCCGACCGTGGGATGACCGTGCGGCCATGCGGCGGCCGTGCTCGACCACGTCAGCGGCGAGTGCGGTGAGCAGGGGCATCGCACCCGGGTGGGTGCGGGGGTCTTCCAGAGGTTCGCCCACCAGGTAGAGGGTGCCCCCCTCGGTGACGAACGAAGCCAAAGTGAGCGAATCCGTTCGGTTCGGATTGCAGGCCTCGCGGATGTGGATCGAGGTCAGGCAGGCGAGGGCGCGGGCCGTCAGGTGCTGGGCCATTTCACGGCGTTCGGGGTGCGCGGTGAGGGCGCTCTCCAGTTCGCCGGCGGCGCCGGGGGCCGCCTGGGGGTGGGTGCGCAGGATGCGGACCGGGTCCTGGGCGCCGTTGCCCTGGGTCCAGCGGTGGAGCTGTTTGAACGGGCGGTCGCCGAGGGCGGCCGCCTGGAGCCAGCTGCGGAGCAGGGTCTCCGCGGTGTCGGCGACCGCGGCGTCCATCCGGGCCTGGGGGCGTACGGGGGCCAGCAGGGCGAGGGCGCGGGCGGCGGCGGTCTCGCGCTCGGCGCAGCCCTCGGCCGGGTTCCAGTGCATGCGGGCCGGGGTGTCGCACAGGTGCGAGGGGTCGTAGACGAGGACCGGGCCGAGTTTGGCGCGGGCGTCCTTGGTCTCGGCCCACAGGTCGGGCGAGGAGGTCACGATCAGGGCGGCGCCCTCCGCCGCGGCGATGTTCTGCGCGGCCAGCCGCAGGCGCTCGGCGGGGCCGGCGTAGGCCATGCGGGGCTGCGGTGCGGCCTGGGCGGGGGGCGCGGGGGCGTAGCCGAAGCCGTAGCGGTAGGCCTCGTCCGAGGGGGCGGGCGTACGGTCCGCGCGGACGGGGGCCGGGGGCGCGGCGGCGGTGGGCGGGGGTGCGGTCGCCTGGGCGGGGGCGGATTCCAGTGCCGGGGCGTGGGCGGGGGCTGGTACGTAGGGCTGGGGCTTGTGGGCGGTTGCCGGGGCCGGTACGGGGGCCGGGGTGTGGGGCCGGGGCTCCGGGGACGGGGCCGCGTGCGGGGGTTCGTACGGTACGGGGGCCTCGGCGGCGGCCTGTCTGGCCAGGGCGCGGCGGGACTTGGTGCGGGCGATCACGCCGATGGCGAAGACGGTGAGGACGAACAGCACCAGGAGCTGGCTGAGGAACAGGCCCCAGAACAGTCCCCAGCCGGAGAGGGCCGCCGGGTCGGTGTCGGGCCAGGCGCCCGGGAGGTCGTGCGGCTGCGCTATCAGGGCGCGGACGGCCTCCGGGGTGCGGGTGAAGGTGACGGTGTCGGGCCAGGCGCCCTGGGCGAAGACCGCGGCGAGGCCGGTCGCCGACCAGACGAGGAGGGCGAGGCCGAGGAGGAAGGCCAGCAGGCCGACCAGCAGGCCGTCCGGGACGCCCCCGGCGCGGGCGGGGGGCTCCGTGCGTCGTGCGTCGTGCATGGTCAGGCCACCGTGGTCGCGGAACCCGGGCCGCCGTTGCCGCGGCGGCGTTCGATGGACAGGGCGCGTTCCTCCGCCTCGAGTTCGGCGGCGAGGAGTTCGTCGGGGAGCAGGTTGGGCACCGAGGACTCGGTCATGGCGCGGTCGGTGTAGACGAGGGGGCGTTCGGCCTCGGTGATCAGGTGTTTGACCACCTGGACGTTGCCGTTGACGTCCCAGACGGCGATGCCCGGGGTGAGGGTGGGGATGATTTCCACGGCCCAGCGCGGGAGGCCGAGGACCAGGCCGGTGGCGCGTGCCTCGTCGGCTTTCTGGGCGTAGATGGTCCGGGTCGAGGCCATCTTGAGGATGGCCGCGGCTTCGCGTGCGGCTGCGCCGTCGACGACGTCGGAGAGGTGGTGGACGACGGCGACGAAGGACAGGCCGAGGCGTCGGCCGAACTTCAACAGGCGCTGGAACAGCTGGGCCACGAAGGGGCTGTTGATGATGTGCCAGGCCTCTTCGACGAGGAAGATGCGCTTCTTGCGGTCGGGCCGGATCCAGGTGTGTTCCAGCCAGACGCCGACGATCGCCATGAGGATCGGCATCGCGATGGAGTTGCGGTCGATGTGGGAGAGGTCGAAGACGATCAGGGGCGCGTCGAGGTCGATGCCGACGGTGGTCGGGCCGTCGAACATGCCGCGCAGGTCGCCGTCGACGAGCCGGTCGAGGACCAGGGCCACGTCGAGGCCCCAGGCCCGCACGTCGTCTATGTCGACGTTCATCGCGAGCGCCGATTCGGCTTCGGGGTGGCGCAGTTGTTCCACGATGTCGGTGAGGACGGGCTGGCGGTCCCGGATGGCGTCGACGACGTGGGCGTGGGCGACCTTGAGGGCGAAGCCGGCGCGCTCGTCGAGGCCGTGGCCCATGGCGACCTCGATGATGGTCCGGAGCAGTGCGAGCTGTCCGGTCGTGGTGATCGCCGGGTCGAGGGGGTTGAGGCGGATCCCGTCGTCGCTGGCGGCGATGGGGTCCAGGCGGATGGGGGTTATCCCCAGCTGCTGGGCGATGAGGTTCCATTCGCCGACGCCGTCTTCGCCCTGGGCGTCGAGGACGACGACCTGGCGGTCCTTGAAGCGGAGCTGGCGCAGGACGTAGGTCTTCTCCAGGGCGGACTTGCCGTTGCCGGATTCGCCGAGGACCAGCCAGTGGGGGGCGGGGAGCTGCTGGCCGTACAGCTGGAAGGGGTCGTAGATGTAGCCCTTGCCGCTGTAGACCTCGCGGCCGATGATGACGCCGGAGTCGCCGAGTCCGGGGGCAGCGGTGGGCAGGTAGACGGCTTGCGCCTGCCCGGTGGAGGTGCGTACGGGCAGGCGCGTGGTTTCGACTTTGCCGAAGACGAAGCTGGTGAAGGCGTCCGTCAGCGCTGTCATGGGATCTCGCATGGGCGGCACTTCCCTCCAGCTAGCGTCGGATGCCGGTGGCGAACGGCAAGGTGTTGACGAAGGCGCGGTGGTGCTCGCGGTCGCACCATTCGAGCTTCAGGTAGGACTTGCCGGCGGAGGCGCGGATGGTGCGCTTGTCGCGGGCGAGGGCCTCCGGTGAACGCGAGGACACCGTGATGTACCCGACGAGGTTGACTCCGGCAGCGCCGCTGGCGAGATCTTCACCCCTCTGGTCGAGCCGGCCGTGGGCGGCGATGTCGCGGGGGTCGACGGTGCGGTTCATCTTGGCGGCGCGGGAGGCGTCGGCCTCGTCGTTGGTCTTCTCGGTGAGCATGCGCTCGATGGCCACCTCGGTGGGCTCCAGGTCCATGGTGACGGCGACGGTGCGGATGACGTCGGGGGTGTGGACGAGGAGGGGGGCGAGGAAGTTGACGCCGACGGGGGTCATGGGCCATTCCTTCACCCACGCGGTGGCGTGGCACCAGGGGGCGCGGGTGGAGGACTCGCGGGTCTTGGCCTGGAGGTAGGTGGGTTCCACCGCGTCGAGTTCGGCGGGCCAGGCGTTGCGCTTGGTCATGGCCTGGATGTGGTCGATGGGGTGGTCCGGGTCGTACATGGAGTGCACGAGGGAGGCGAGGCGGCCCTGGCCGAGGGGCTGGCGGACGCGGATGTCGGCTTCGGCGAGGCGGGCGCAGATGTCGGTGAGCTCGCGGGCCATGACGATGGCGAGGCCGGCGTCGCGGTTGAGCCTGCGGCCCTTGTGGGGGGTGGCGGCGCGGGCGATGGTGTGGGCCTCGGCGGCGAGTTCGCGGGTGTAGTGCATGCAGGCGACGAGGTAGGCGCGGTGCTGCTCGGAGGAGGTGGACACCATCGACTGGAGCTGGTCGTAGGAGTCGCGCAGCCAGCCGGGGGCCCGGGTGTCGCCGCGCTGGGCGACGTCCTTGGCGTGGGCGTCGGGGTCGGCGGGCAGGGTGCGGGCGAGCATCTGCAGGCGGGTGACGAAGCCGTCGCCGTTGGCCACGTGCTTGAGGAGGGTACCGAAGCGGTCGACGAGCGCTTCTTGGTCCTCGCTGTCGCGCAGGCCGACGCCGGGGCCCTCGATCTCGATGGCGGCGGTGACCGTTCTGCGGTCGGCGTGGAGGAGTACGGCGATCTCGTCGGGGCCGAAGGGGGCGGCGAGCCAGCTGATGCGGCCGATGCCGGGGGGCGGGCCGACCTCGACCTCGCGGCCGTCGGAGCCGCGTACGCCGGCTTCCATGGCGCCCGAGCGGTAGGTGGTGCCGCGTCGCAGGGTGCGCTTGTAGCTGCGGTTGATCTCGAACCAGCGGTAGAAGGTGCGGCCCTTGTACGGGACGTACACGGCGGCGAGGGCGAGCATGGGGAAGCCGACGAGGCTGACGATGCGCAGGGTGAGGTCGGGGACGATCAGTCCGCTCATCATGCCGAAGAACGCCCCGGCGATGATCAGGGCGATCTCGCCGGTCTCGCGGTTCTTGCCGACGATCGCGTTCGGCCGGGCCCGGCCGATGAGATACGTGCGGCGGGGCGCGACCGGGTGCATCTGATGGGACTGGGTCGTCAACGCCCGTCACCTCCTGTGTTCCTCGTACTCGAACTCGTGCTCGTGCGGGGCGGGGGTGCGGCGGAGGGGACAGTTCCGCCGCCGCCCCCGCCGCCGGAGGTGGGCCGGCTGCTGTGGGCGGCCACGCCTCCGGAGAGGGCGTTGGCGGGGCGGGGCGTGCTGCCGCCGCCGTCGCCCCCGCGGTGGGCGCCGCGGCTGCTGTGGGTCTTGATGCCCTGCGAGACGAGGGAGGCGGGGGAGCTGATGACGGCGGCTGCCTGCGCGCCGTCGGTGGCCTTGCTGCGGTTGGAGCGGGCGGAGGCGATCTCGTCGCCGAAGCCGGGGACGAAGCGGTAGATCATCGCGGAGGCGAAGATCGCCAGCAGGATGATGGCGAGGCCGGTGACGACGGCGGAGAAGGCGTCGGGGCCCTTCTCGCCGGCGAGGGCTCCGGCGAGGCCGAGGACGATGACGATGACCGGCTTCACGAGGATGACGGCGATCATGATGCCCGCCCAGCGGCGGACGTGGCCCCAGAGGTTGCGGTCGACGAGGCCCGCGTAGACGACGACGCCGAGGAGGGCGCCGACGTAGAGGAGGGCGGCGCGGATGAACAGCTCGAGGAAGAGGATGCCGGCGGCGAGGACGGTGACGAGGGAGACCACGATCAACATGATCGGTCCGCCGCCGATGTCGTCGCCCTTCTTGAGGGCTTCGGAGAAGGAGCCGAAGAAGACGTCGGTCTGGCCGCCGGCGGCGGAGGCGATGACCTCGGTGACGCCGTCGGTGGCGGAGACGACGGTGTACAGGATCAGGGGGGTGAAGGCGGAGGCGAGGACGGTGAGCCAGAGGAAGCCGATCGCCTCGGAGAGGGCGGTGGTGAGGGGGACGCCGCGGAGGGCTCGCTTGGCGACGGCGAAGAGCCACAGGACGAGCGTGAGGATGGTGGAGGCGGCGAAGACGACGGCGTACTGCTTGAGGAAGGTGGCGTTGGTGAAGTCGACGTCGGCGCTGCCCTTGACCGCTTCGCTGAGCTTGCCGACGATCCAGGCCGCGGCGTCGGCGCAGCCCTTGGCGAGGGAGGCGAGGGGGTTGAGGGCGTCGGCCGGGTCGCTGGGCGCCAGGCCCGGGGCGCGGCCGGTGGATGCGCCTTCCCCGCGTTCGCAGTAGTCCTTTGCGGGGCCTCGGATCAGGTCGCAGGGGTTGTTGCTCGCCTGCGGACTGGGCGTGGCGCCCGGGGGCGGGGTGGGGGACGGGATGGGAGCCGCTACCGCGCGGGTCGCCAGGAGTACGGCCATGGTTTGCACGGTCGCCACGACGGCCGTGAGGGACAGGGGGCGACGGTCAGCGCGCATAGGTGAGTCCCCCGAACTGTGAAACCGCGGCGGCCATCTCTTCCGCCGAGGCAGCGGCCTGGTCCCGGCCCACCGGAGCGGGCCCGTCCTTCTGCGTGAAGTCCGCGACCCGCCAGTCGCCGTTGAGCCAGCGGAGCTCGAAGGTGTTCGTGTACCAGCTCTCGGAGACCGGGTTCTTCGAGCCCTCGCCCGCGAGGCCGAACAGCGCCGAGTACCAGACGGAGACGGTGGCGGTGTCGCCGCCGAACTTCTCGACCTTCGTGCCCACCGGGTTCACGCGGGAGATGAAGGTCATTCCCTTGGGCGCCTTGCCGCCGGCTTCGAGTCCGATACGGGCCAGGAACTCCGGGTCGGCGTAGACCTTGTCGAGGTCGCTCTGGCGCGAGGCGGCCACGTCGGGCAGGTAGACGCTCTGCACGATCGCACGTCTGCGGGCGGCGTCGAACATGCCGTCCGAGCTGAGCGCCACGGCGTAGTTGGCCGCCGCCGACTGGGCGCCCTGTTCGTCGTGGGCGAAGCCCTTGGGGATGGTGCCGTTCTTGCCCGTGACCGGGGAGGTGCCCGTGGCGGAGGTCGAGGCGGTGGACGGGGCGTTGTCCGTGGGGGGTGGGGTCGGGGTGTCGGGGCCCTGGTTCGCGAACGCGATGGCTGCGATCAGGAGGCCCACCACGCCGACCACGGTGATGAGGCTGCGGGGGGTGCGCGGGGCGCGGCGGGTGGGGCCGTACGGGTCGGCGGGGGAGTCCGGGAGGCGGGTGCGGGTTTGGCCCGTGCCTCCGTACTGGTCCTCGCTGCTCATTCCGTTTCGGCCCCCTCCGCGTCGTACGACGGTAGTGCTGGTTCCCGCGTAGGTGCGGTGTGATGATTCCCCATCAGGCCCGGTGGCCGGGCTAGACGGCCATTCCGTACACGATGGTGAAGAGGGTGCCCAGTGAGCCGATGATGAAGACGCCCGTGAGGCCGGCCACGATCAGGCCCTTGCCCTGCTCGGCGCTGAACGTGTCGCGCAGGGCTGTGGCGCCGATGCGCTGTTTGGCCGCGCCCCAGATGGCGATGCCGAGGCAGAGGAGGATCGCCACGGCCATGACCACCTCGATCATGACCTTCGCTTCGTTGCCGAGACTGCCGAACGGCCCCCAGTTCGGGGCGATTCCGCCGATGATGGTGGTGATGTCGCCCTTTTCGGCTGCCAGGATCATGTAACTCACCGCCCCTGTATGGGTAGTTCCGGTAGCCCGTGCCCGACGGCAGGGGTCACCCACTATCTTCGCTGATGAAACCGCCGCCGTCGTCGACTTGACGGCTCTCTTTACCCGATCTCCCGGCCCGCATCCCGCCCCTGTGCTCTGACCTGCGCAGCTGCGGTGTGTATGCGAAAGAACGTATGGTCACTCTGTGTATCACGAGGGGTGACGCCGGGCAATGATTGTCGTCCCGGCGTACGGGGGGTGGGGCGAGGGGCCGCCGTTCGGCTCAGTGGTCGGCGTGTCGTGCGGTGACCTCGGCCCGGTATGTCCGATAGTCCGTCAGCCCTGGGCCCAGTGGGTCGGGCGGGTGAGGTGCGGGGGGATGCGGGTGCCGGGGGAGCCCTGGGCCGCGTTCAGTTGGGCCTGGGTGAGGAAGAGGGCGTGGCGCAGGTCCGCTTCGCGGAGGTTTGCGTCGCGGAGGTCCGCGCCGATGAGGTCGGCCGTGCGGAGGTCGGCGCGGCCGAGGTCGGCGGCGATCAGGTAGGCGCCGCGCAGGTTGCCGCCGCGCAGGTCCGCGCCGGCGAGGCGGGCGCCCATGAGGTCGGCTCCGCGGTGGTTCTTCTTGCGGCCCGGCACCTTGCCCCGTACGAGCTCGCTGGTCTTCAGCAGCAGGGTGTTGATCTTCTGGCGGAGGGCGCCGACGTCCAGGTCCGAGAGGGCGGCCGCGTCCGCGCGGGTGTGGGCGGAGGTTTCCGCCAGGGCGTCCCGGAGCTGTGCGTGGAGGGGGGCGGCGGCCGGGAGGGTCAGGGCCTCCGCGACGTAGAAGAGGAGCTCGTGCAGCTGCCGCATCACCGGGAAGACATCGAACATCTCGGCCCGGGTCTCGGGGTGGGTGCGCCAGTCGCGGCCGCCGAAGGTGACCTGGGACACCTGCTGGCCCGCCCCGAAGCAGTCGAAGACGGTGCAGCCCTGGAAGCCCGTGTCGCGCAGCCGGGTGTGGATCCCGCAGCGGAAGTCCTCCCGCAGGTTCTTGCAGGGGGTGCCGGCGGGCTTGTTCACGGCGAAGTCGTTGGACTTGGCGAAGGGGAGGGCGACGCAGCACAGTGCGAAGCAGTTCGAGCAGTCCGCCTGGAGGAGGGGGAGGGCCGGGGGCTGGGGGAGACGCGTGGACACGTGTTCCATTGTCACCGGTCGGGGGCGCGGGGGCGCGTCGGGGGCGCGGGCGGGGGCGTGCCCGGCGCGGGGCGCGATGGCGCGGGGCGCGGGCGGGCCGAGGCCGTTTCTCGAGCGGGAGGAGAGCGGACGGGCTTGATCCGCGGGGGGCGGGCGTTGAGCATCGACGCATGACAGAAGTGATCGCAGTCGCCGTCATCACCATGCTCGCCGTGATCAGCCCCGGCGCGGACTTCGCCATGGTGGTCCGCAACAGCTACCTCTACGGGCGGCCCACCGGACTGTTCGCCGCCGCCGGGGTCGCGGCCGGCGTGCTGGTGCACGTCTCCTACACGATGCTCGGGGTCGGTCTGCTGATCGCCTCCTCCACCACCCTGTTCACCGTGATCAAGCTGGCGGGTGCGGCCTATCTGGTGTGGATCGGGATACGGACCTTCCGGGCGCGGGTCGAGGTGACCGTGGACCTGGAGTCCGCGCAGCGGCTGACGCGGCTCGGGGCGATGCGGTCGGGGTTCCTGACCAACGTGCTCAACCCGAAGACGACGCTGTTCGTGGTGTCGACCTTCACCCAGGTGGTCAACCCGGGCACTCCGGTGTGGCAGCAGGCCGGGTACGGGTTGTTCATGTCGGCCGCGCACCTGGGCTGGTTCGGGGCGGTGGCGCTGTTCTTCTCCAACTCCCGGCTCCGGGAGCGGATGCTGAAGGCGCAGAAGGCCCTGAACCGGGCCATCGGGTCGGTGCTGGTGGGTCTGGGCGTGGGCCTCGGTTTCGCTCGGTGAGTCGGGCGGCGGGGGTCTGAGGGACGCCCCCGCGGGGCTGGTGGTGCTGGGTTACCTGTGGGTAGCGTGGCTGTCATGGGCGATGCGGAGGGGTTCTTCGAGCGGGTGGACGCCGGCCGGTTCCTGGCCACGGAGTACACCCGCGGGCCGTGGGACCCGGGCGCGCAGCACGCCGGCCCGCCGGCCGCGCTGCTCGGGCGGGCCGTCGAGGACCGGCCCGACGCCCGCGCCGGCATGCGGATCGCCCGGATCACGTACGAGATCCTGCGGCCGGTGCCGATCGGCGCCCTGGAGGTCGCCACCCGCGTGCTGCGCTCGGGCCGCGGCACCGAGGTGGTCGAGGCCTCCCTCACCCCGGGGGGCGGGGCGGCGCCGGTGATGGTGGCGCGGGCCCTGCGCATCAGGGTGGCCGAGGAGGCGGTGCCGGCGGTGGTGCCGGGGCCGCAGGTGCCGCCGCCCGGGGAGGCGGGGGCGGTGCCGTTCTTCCCGGTGCCGTGGGAGACCGGCTACCACACGGCCATGGAGGCCCGGTTCACCCAGGGCGCCTTCGTGGAGCTCGGGCCCGGCACCTGCTGGATGCGGATGAGGGTCCCGCTCGTCGCCGGGGAGGAGATCCGGCCGCTGGACCGGGTGCTGGTCGCGGCCGACTCCGGCAACGGCATCAGCTCCGTGCTGGACTACGCCCGGTTCGTCTTCCTCAACGGCGACCTGACGGTCCATCTGCACCGCCATCCGGTCGGCGAATGGGCCTGCGTGGAATCGCGTACGGCCGTGGACGCGGCCGGCATCGGTCTGGTCGACGCCCGGCTGCACGACGAGAAGGGCCCCATCGGGCGCGCCGCGCAGAGCCTGTTCGTCGCTCCGCGGTAGTGCGTGCGCCCGGCCGCCGCCCGTGCGGACTGGACGGTGGACTTCGGTGGCGTCGAGGATGAGGCGGTGACGTGACGCGTCCGCATGGACTGTTCGGGTCTCCGAGGGGGTCGGCGGGGCGTGCGACACGGCCGAATCACACGTTGAAGTGACCGGGATGGGGGAGGGTTGACGGGTGCGCAGATTCTGGATGGCCGGTGGGATCGGGATCGGGCTGTGTCTGACCTTCGTGGCGCTGCTGGTCGTGGGGACGTACTCGGCCGCCGCGGGCCTGGTCGGGGCCGCCGGGGCGGGCGGTCGTGCCGTGGGGCTCGCGAAGGGGGCGGTGCCCGCCAAGTACCAGGCGCTGGTGGAGAAGTGGGGCAATCTGTGCCCGGCCATCAACCCGGCGCTGCTCGCCGCGCAGCTGTACTCGGAGAGCGGCTGGAACCCCAGCGCGGTCAGCCCGGCGGACGCGCGCGGCATCGCGCAGTTCATCCCGGGTACGTGGGCGGGCCACGGCATCGACGGGGACGGGGACGGGGACCGGGACATCTGGGACCCGAGCGACGCGATCCCCTCGGCGGCCTCGTACGACTGCCAGCTGGCCAAGGACGTGGCGGGGGTGCCGGGTGACGCGACGTCGAACATGCTGGCCGCCTACAACGCGGGGGCCTACGCCGTCATCAAGTACCGGGGCGTGCCGCCGTACAAGGAGACCCAGGGCTACGTGAAGACCATCACGACGCTCGCCAAGAGCTTCGCCCGGCCCGTGGGGCGGGTCGCGCCCTCGCAACAGGCGGCCGGGGCCATCTACTTCGCGCAGAAGCAGCTGGGTACGCCGTACCTGTGGGGCGGCAACGGAACGCCCGACCAAGGCGGGCGCTTCGACTGCTCGGGGCTGACGAAGGCGGCGTACGAGACGGTCGGGATCCAGCTGCCGCGCGTGGCGAACGACCAGTACAACGCCGGCCCGCATCCTTCGCGCGACCAACTGCTTCCCGGTGACCTGGTGTTCTTCTCCGATGATCTGACGAATTCGCGCGAGATCCGGCACGTCGGGCTGTACGTGGGAGGCGGCTACATGATCAACGCCCCGTACACCGGCGCCGT is part of the Streptomyces subrutilus genome and encodes:
- a CDS encoding type VI secretion protein codes for the protein MHDARRTEPPARAGGVPDGLLVGLLAFLLGLALLVWSATGLAAVFAQGAWPDTVTFTRTPEAVRALIAQPHDLPGAWPDTDPAALSGWGLFWGLFLSQLLVLFVLTVFAIGVIARTKSRRALARQAAAEAPVPYEPPHAAPSPEPRPHTPAPVPAPATAHKPQPYVPAPAHAPALESAPAQATAPPPTAAAPPAPVRADRTPAPSDEAYRYGFGYAPAPPAQAAPQPRMAYAGPAERLRLAAQNIAAAEGAALIVTSSPDLWAETKDARAKLGPVLVYDPSHLCDTPARMHWNPAEGCAERETAAARALALLAPVRPQARMDAAVADTAETLLRSWLQAAALGDRPFKQLHRWTQGNGAQDPVRILRTHPQAAPGAAGELESALTAHPERREMAQHLTARALACLTSIHIREACNPNRTDSLTLASFVTEGGTLYLVGEPLEDPRTHPGAMPLLTALAADVVEHGRRMAARSSHGRLAPPLTLVLDDVAAVAPIPQLPQLLTDETLPLLALCRSREQARARWPEADLP
- a CDS encoding ATP-binding protein, whose product is MRDPMTALTDAFTSFVFGKVETTRLPVRTSTGQAQAVYLPTAAPGLGDSGVIIGREVYSGKGYIYDPFQLYGQQLPAPHWLVLGESGNGKSALEKTYVLRQLRFKDRQVVVLDAQGEDGVGEWNLIAQQLGITPIRLDPIAASDDGIRLNPLDPAITTTGQLALLRTIIEVAMGHGLDERAGFALKVAHAHVVDAIRDRQPVLTDIVEQLRHPEAESALAMNVDIDDVRAWGLDVALVLDRLVDGDLRGMFDGPTTVGIDLDAPLIVFDLSHIDRNSIAMPILMAIVGVWLEHTWIRPDRKKRIFLVEEAWHIINSPFVAQLFQRLLKFGRRLGLSFVAVVHHLSDVVDGAAAREAAAILKMASTRTIYAQKADEARATGLVLGLPRWAVEIIPTLTPGIAVWDVNGNVQVVKHLITEAERPLVYTDRAMTESSVPNLLPDELLAAELEAEERALSIERRRGNGGPGSATTVA
- a CDS encoding SCO6880 family protein is translated as MTTQSHQMHPVAPRRTYLIGRARPNAIVGKNRETGEIALIIAGAFFGMMSGLIVPDLTLRIVSLVGFPMLALAAVYVPYKGRTFYRWFEINRSYKRTLRRGTTYRSGAMEAGVRGSDGREVEVGPPPGIGRISWLAAPFGPDEIAVLLHADRRTVTAAIEIEGPGVGLRDSEDQEALVDRFGTLLKHVANGDGFVTRLQMLARTLPADPDAHAKDVAQRGDTRAPGWLRDSYDQLQSMVSTSSEQHRAYLVACMHYTRELAAEAHTIARAATPHKGRRLNRDAGLAIVMARELTDICARLAEADIRVRQPLGQGRLASLVHSMYDPDHPIDHIQAMTKRNAWPAELDAVEPTYLQAKTRESSTRAPWCHATAWVKEWPMTPVGVNFLAPLLVHTPDVIRTVAVTMDLEPTEVAIERMLTEKTNDEADASRAAKMNRTVDPRDIAAHGRLDQRGEDLASGAAGVNLVGYITVSSRSPEALARDKRTIRASAGKSYLKLEWCDREHHRAFVNTLPFATGIRR
- a CDS encoding pentapeptide repeat-containing protein; translated protein: MEHVSTRLPQPPALPLLQADCSNCFALCCVALPFAKSNDFAVNKPAGTPCKNLREDFRCGIHTRLRDTGFQGCTVFDCFGAGQQVSQVTFGGRDWRTHPETRAEMFDVFPVMRQLHELLFYVAEALTLPAAAPLHAQLRDALAETSAHTRADAAALSDLDVGALRQKINTLLLKTSELVRGKVPGRKKNHRGADLMGARLAGADLRGGNLRGAYLIAADLGRADLRTADLIGADLRDANLREADLRHALFLTQAQLNAAQGSPGTRIPPHLTRPTHWAQG
- a CDS encoding LysE family translocator; amino-acid sequence: MTEVIAVAVITMLAVISPGADFAMVVRNSYLYGRPTGLFAAAGVAAGVLVHVSYTMLGVGLLIASSTTLFTVIKLAGAAYLVWIGIRTFRARVEVTVDLESAQRLTRLGAMRSGFLTNVLNPKTTLFVVSTFTQVVNPGTPVWQQAGYGLFMSAAHLGWFGAVALFFSNSRLRERMLKAQKALNRAIGSVLVGLGVGLGFAR
- a CDS encoding thioesterase family protein; its protein translation is MGDAEGFFERVDAGRFLATEYTRGPWDPGAQHAGPPAALLGRAVEDRPDARAGMRIARITYEILRPVPIGALEVATRVLRSGRGTEVVEASLTPGGGAAPVMVARALRIRVAEEAVPAVVPGPQVPPPGEAGAVPFFPVPWETGYHTAMEARFTQGAFVELGPGTCWMRMRVPLVAGEEIRPLDRVLVAADSGNGISSVLDYARFVFLNGDLTVHLHRHPVGEWACVESRTAVDAAGIGLVDARLHDEKGPIGRAAQSLFVAPR
- a CDS encoding NlpC/P60 family protein — encoded protein: MAGGIGIGLCLTFVALLVVGTYSAAAGLVGAAGAGGRAVGLAKGAVPAKYQALVEKWGNLCPAINPALLAAQLYSESGWNPSAVSPADARGIAQFIPGTWAGHGIDGDGDGDRDIWDPSDAIPSAASYDCQLAKDVAGVPGDATSNMLAAYNAGAYAVIKYRGVPPYKETQGYVKTITTLAKSFARPVGRVAPSQQAAGAIYFAQKQLGTPYLWGGNGTPDQGGRFDCSGLTKAAYETVGIQLPRVANDQYNAGPHPSRDQLLPGDLVFFSDDLTNSREIRHVGLYVGGGYMINAPYTGAVIRFDKIDTPDYFGATRVTKDGAEALPERVGASRAP